In the genome of Magnolia sinica isolate HGM2019 chromosome 2, MsV1, whole genome shotgun sequence, one region contains:
- the LOC131228523 gene encoding MLO protein homolog 1-like, with product MAPNASGERTLKETPTWAVAVVCAVIVIISVAIEHGIHSLGKWFQKRHKKAMLEALEKIKAELMLLGFISLLLTVGQTYVAKICIPAKAGNTMLPCKKVVKAYEKVDGGRKLLWDDDGLIWRRALAAPAGGGDYCGQRGGKVSLISQSGVHQLHIFIFVLAVFHVLYSVITMALGQAKMKRWKKWESETASLEYQFTNDPARFRFTHQTSFVRRHTGLSKTPGVRWMVAFFRQFFASVTKVDYLTMRHGFINAHLAPNSKFDFHKYIKRSLEDDFKVVVGISIPLWAFAVLLMILNVYGWYTLFWMSLVPLIILLMVGTKLEVIIMEMAQQIEERTAVIKGAPVVEPSNKFFWFNRPQWILFLIHFTLFQNAFQMAYFLWVWYEFGLTSCFHANIGMNLARVFVGLVLQFLCSYITFPLYALVTQMGSHMKKAIFEEQTARALMKWRKAAKDRKKLQKAGVDVPSGFMSGDNTPSHSSSPIHLLHKHKSNVVDIESVPNSPMSYQSDTDFSEPEPSSPVRHGGYHPRRHDRSPPRDVDLSRDFSFVKP from the exons ATGGCACCAAATGCATCTGGAGAACGCACCTTGAAGGAAACACCAACGTGGGCCGTGGCGGTTGTATGTGCTGTTATTGTGATAATTTCGGTGGCCATTGAACATGGAATCCATTCACTTGGGAAG TGGTTCCAAAAGCGGCACAAGAAAGCCATGCTTGAAGCTTTGGAGAAAATCAAAGCAg AGCTAATGCTACTGGGCTTCATATCCCTACTTCTAACTGTGGGCCAGACATACGTTGCCAAGATATGTATCCCTGCCAAAGCTGGAAACACCATGCTACCATGCAAGAAGGTAGTCAAAGCATACGAAAAGGTCGACGGTGGCCGGAAATTACTGTGGGATGATGATGGACTGATTTGGCGCCGGGCCTTGGCTGCACCTGCCGGCGGCGGTGACTATTGTGGGCAGCGTGGT GGCAAGGTGTCCCTGATATCTCAATCTGGGGTCCACCAATTGCATATATTTATTTTCGTCCTGGCCGTCTTTCATGTCTTGTATAGCGTCATCACAATGGCCCTTGGACAAGCAAAG ATGAAGAGGTGGAAGAAATGGGAATCAGAAACAGCCTCTCTAGAATATCAATTTACAAACg ATCCGGCAAGATTTAGGTTCACGCATCAGACGTCCTTCGTAAGGCGGCACACCGGCTTATCCAAAACGCCCGGCGTCAGGTGGATG GTAGCTTTCTTTCGGCAGTTCTTCGCATCTGTAACAAAGGTGGACTATCTAACCATGCGCCATGGTTTCATCAAT GCACATTTGGCTCCAAACAGCAAATTCGACTTCCATAAGTACATTAAGAGATCATTAGAGGATGATTTCAAGGTGGTTGTCGGcatcag CATTCCGCTATGGGCTTTTGCAGTCTTGCTCATGATTCTCAATGTCTATG GTTGGTACACACTCTTCTGGATGTCTTTGGTGCCTCTCATT ATACTCCTCATGGTTGGCACGAAGCTTGAAGTTATCATCATGGAGATGGCCCAGCAGATTGAAGAGCGGACGGCTGTCATTAAAGGAGCCCCAGTGGTTGAGCCTAGTAATAAGTTCTTTTGGTTCAATCGTCCCCAGTGGATCCTCTTCTTGATACATTTTACTTTATTTCag AATGCATTTCAGATGGCATACTTCTTGTGGGTATGG TACGAGTTTGGGTTGACATCTTGCTTCCACGCCAACATAGGGATGAACCTGGCTCGAGTTTTCGTGGGACTTGTCCTCCAGTTCTTATGTAGCTACATCACATTCCCCTTGTATGCTTTAGTAACTCAG ATGGGATCTCACATGAAGAAGGCAATCTTCGAGGAGCAAACAGCCAGAGCTCTTATGAAATGGCGAAAGGCGGCCAAGGACAGGAAAAAGCTGCAGAAGGCCGGAGTAGATGTTCCATCTGGGTTCATGAGCGGCGATAATACACCTAGCCATAGTTCATCTCCCATACATTTGCTCCACAAGCACAAATCCAATGTGGTCGACATAGAAAGTGTGCCGAATTCTCCTATGTCTTACCAGTCCGACACGGACTTCTCTGAACCAGAGCCTTCTTCCCCGGTCCGACATGGTGGCTATCATCCAAGGAGGCATGATCGATCACCACCAAGAGATGTAGATCTTAGCCGTGATTTCTCGTTTGTTAAGCCTTGA